Proteins encoded by one window of Clostridia bacterium:
- a CDS encoding cobalamin-dependent protein (Presence of a B(12) (cobalamin)-binding domain implies dependence on cobalamin itself, in one of its several forms, or in some unusual lineages, dependence on a cobalamin-like analog.), which produces MDNELTKVLLVYPDFVSAASEKRNTGGNWSEGLASISAVLKQGGHKVSLMHIVYEYDEETFKKKLKEFDYDLIGISCRTTAFEYVSDLVKWAKEADPDCFIWIGSYHATIEPEEVIKVPGVDCVCIGEGEYPALELAQRYKTGDYFDIQSLWFKKPDGEIIRNPVRPLLENLDELPLPDFDLFDYKNLECMRLDTALVMMSRGCLFSCTYCGNSQFRNVYPNKKKYARFRSPENAMLYLETLLKKFPNIKFFNFRDAIFNMYDDWFYPFMEMYTEKIHLPFTCNLRLDIMTEKTVETLKKAGCYLIDVGVESGNEEIRMKYCKRMMTNEQMINAFSWFHKYDFTTMTYNIVGLPHETLAKTLETIKLNVQLNPDKVIPNIFYPYPHTVLADIASKCGSFPDVIPADMKVPFYQEDYPPHEVLYASNFFHKYIKRYKRCAKYRPRWLGKMFEKMYDHRFTSKLVPRKFLNWQYDLRHRAILRTKRFVIRKMPKLYLFLRRKRNRIKENGEAKAAS; this is translated from the coding sequence ATGGATAACGAACTTACGAAAGTACTTCTCGTATACCCCGATTTCGTCAGCGCCGCTTCCGAAAAGCGCAATACCGGCGGCAACTGGAGCGAAGGCCTCGCTTCCATCTCGGCGGTGCTCAAGCAGGGCGGCCACAAGGTCAGCCTGATGCATATCGTCTATGAATACGATGAAGAAACCTTCAAGAAAAAGCTCAAGGAATTCGACTACGATCTTATTGGCATCTCCTGCCGCACGACCGCGTTCGAATACGTTTCCGACCTCGTCAAGTGGGCGAAGGAGGCCGACCCCGACTGCTTCATCTGGATAGGCAGCTATCACGCGACGATCGAGCCGGAAGAGGTCATTAAGGTCCCCGGCGTCGACTGCGTCTGCATAGGCGAAGGCGAATACCCCGCCCTCGAGCTCGCGCAGAGATACAAGACCGGCGACTACTTCGATATCCAGAGCCTGTGGTTCAAGAAGCCCGACGGCGAGATCATACGCAATCCCGTCCGTCCGCTGCTCGAGAATCTGGACGAGCTCCCGCTGCCCGACTTCGATCTTTTCGACTACAAAAACCTCGAGTGCATGCGCCTCGACACCGCGCTTGTCATGATGTCGCGCGGCTGTCTTTTCTCCTGCACCTACTGCGGAAACTCGCAGTTCCGCAACGTCTACCCCAACAAGAAAAAGTACGCGCGTTTCCGTTCGCCCGAGAACGCGATGCTCTATCTGGAGACGCTGCTCAAGAAGTTCCCGAACATAAAGTTCTTCAACTTCCGCGACGCGATCTTCAATATGTACGACGACTGGTTCTACCCCTTCATGGAGATGTATACCGAGAAGATACACCTCCCCTTCACCTGCAACCTGCGCCTCGATATCATGACCGAGAAGACGGTCGAAACGCTGAAGAAGGCGGGCTGCTATCTGATCGACGTCGGCGTCGAGAGCGGCAACGAAGAGATCAGAATGAAGTACTGCAAGCGCATGATGACCAACGAGCAGATGATCAACGCTTTCTCGTGGTTCCACAAGTACGACTTCACTACGATGACCTACAACATCGTCGGACTCCCGCACGAAACGCTCGCGAAGACGCTTGAAACGATCAAGCTGAACGTTCAGCTTAATCCCGACAAAGTCATACCCAACATATTCTACCCCTACCCGCACACCGTGCTCGCGGATATCGCGAGCAAATGCGGCTCCTTCCCTGACGTCATCCCTGCGGATATGAAGGTCCCCTTCTATCAGGAGGACTACCCGCCGCACGAGGTGCTCTACGCCTCCAACTTCTTCCACAAATACATCAAGCGCTACAAGCGTTGCGCGAAGTACCGCCCCAGATGGCTCGGAAAGATGTTCGAGAAGATGTACGACCATCGTTTCACCAGCAAGCTCGTGCCGCGCAAGTTCCTCAACTGGCAGTACGATCTGCGCCACCGCGCGATCCTCCGCACCAAGCGCTTCGTCATCCGCAAGATGCCCAAGCTCTACCTCTTCCTGCGCCGCAAGCGCAACAGAATCAAGGAAAACGGCGAAGCGAAGGCCGCGAGCTGA
- a CDS encoding ABC transporter permease: MDKISAYVRNLKRKKLRTALAVIGIAIGVFSVITVVSVGMTGKDIILGEIDSLGISGLSVESEKYPLTETQLAKVRSVADGATPIIIRYAYSRLRNTDLNTVLIGAGGNVCRVTKLNVLHGRAFTEKEVRERARVCVLSADAAAQAFGRENVCGNELVLRINGKDIPLKIVGVAEAGTGTIATLTGQNFPAFAHLPYTTLSDIAGVGGFDRISVDVEAERAEAVAASVLKKLNTAAGDNGAYSVTDIDRERAKYSRIIDAVTAVVSGIGGISLIVAGLMIMTLMLVSVSERGREIGIKKALGARTKHIAAEFLTESAVISALGGAAGVALAFSAALVLKLATGASLHISAGVVFAGLLLSCGTGVVFGVYPALKAARLRPAETLRR, encoded by the coding sequence ATGGATAAGATAAGCGCATACGTCAGAAATCTCAAACGCAAGAAGCTACGCACCGCGCTCGCGGTCATCGGCATAGCCATCGGGGTTTTTTCGGTCATAACGGTCGTTTCCGTCGGCATGACCGGAAAAGACATCATACTCGGTGAGATCGACAGCCTCGGCATCAGCGGTCTTTCGGTCGAAAGCGAAAAGTACCCGCTGACAGAAACACAGCTCGCGAAGGTGCGTTCAGTCGCGGACGGCGCGACTCCGATAATCATCCGCTACGCCTATTCCCGCCTGCGGAACACGGACCTCAACACCGTGCTTATCGGCGCAGGCGGCAACGTCTGCCGCGTTACAAAACTGAACGTGCTCCACGGCAGAGCTTTCACCGAAAAGGAGGTGCGCGAGCGGGCGCGGGTCTGCGTGCTTTCTGCGGACGCGGCTGCGCAGGCCTTCGGCCGCGAAAACGTCTGCGGAAACGAGCTCGTTCTGCGGATAAACGGGAAAGATATTCCGTTGAAGATAGTGGGAGTGGCGGAAGCGGGCACCGGTACGATCGCAACGCTTACCGGGCAAAACTTCCCCGCCTTCGCGCATCTGCCCTACACAACGCTGAGCGATATCGCCGGAGTCGGCGGCTTTGACCGTATAAGCGTCGACGTCGAAGCGGAACGCGCGGAAGCGGTCGCGGCCTCCGTGCTGAAAAAGCTGAATACCGCCGCAGGGGATAACGGCGCCTATTCCGTCACCGACATCGACCGCGAACGCGCGAAGTATTCGCGCATAATCGACGCCGTTACCGCGGTCGTCAGCGGGATCGGCGGTATTTCTCTGATCGTCGCGGGACTTATGATAATGACGCTCATGCTCGTTTCGGTCAGCGAGCGCGGGCGCGAGATCGGGATCAAGAAGGCGCTCGGAGCGCGAACAAAGCACATTGCCGCCGAATTTCTTACCGAGTCCGCCGTCATCTCCGCGCTCGGCGGCGCGGCCGGAGTCGCGCTGGCTTTTTCCGCGGCGCTCGTTCTGAAGCTGGCGACCGGCGCGTCGCTTCATATATCCGCCGGGGTCGTGTTCGCAGGGTTGCTGCTTTCCTGCGGTACGGGGGTAGTCTTCGGAGTCTACCCCGCGCTGAAGGCGGCGCGGCTGCGGCCCGCCGAAACGCTGCGGAGGTAA
- a CDS encoding efflux RND transporter periplasmic adaptor subunit yields the protein MKKARKYIITLLLTALFIGAAAAAPTVVRSTLPTVIAKRVTGRTIEDTVECTGTIEPRYAKDLYTAAGLTVDEVYVKNGQRVRAGDPLFSVDKAATVSLWEAAESNSREDGEQVSKLLDGLIADYFTNAIGNMFSSFSDESAGGSANGATSELLVLIPDIVTASADGVVANLAIENGAYADGSSPLLRICDASALFVRCELPESFASSLSEGLNCVVTGDAFEGEYTATLKEISPVAKSVSGGRSTVECVAEIDFPDEALKAGYTADMKIVVSRKAGALTVPWSALNEDEDGRFVWMLLGSRAYRRGVVTGAELDDCVEVSGIESGCLVVSEADGTLRAGGQVRIRSIN from the coding sequence ATGAAGAAAGCGAGAAAATACATCATAACTCTGCTGCTTACGGCGCTTTTCATCGGAGCCGCCGCCGCGGCGCCGACGGTAGTGCGTTCCACGCTGCCGACCGTTATCGCGAAGCGCGTTACGGGCAGAACGATAGAGGACACCGTGGAATGCACCGGAACCATCGAGCCGCGGTACGCAAAGGATCTTTACACCGCCGCCGGACTGACCGTGGACGAGGTCTACGTTAAAAACGGACAGCGCGTCAGGGCGGGCGATCCGCTCTTCTCCGTCGACAAGGCCGCGACGGTTTCGCTCTGGGAGGCCGCCGAAAGCAACTCCCGCGAAGACGGCGAACAGGTCTCGAAGCTGCTTGACGGGCTTATAGCCGATTACTTCACAAACGCGATCGGAAACATGTTCTCCTCCTTCTCCGACGAATCCGCGGGCGGAAGCGCAAACGGCGCGACGAGCGAGCTGCTCGTGCTTATCCCCGACATAGTCACCGCTTCCGCCGACGGAGTCGTCGCTAACCTCGCGATCGAAAACGGCGCGTACGCGGACGGCTCCTCACCCCTGCTGCGCATATGCGACGCCTCAGCGCTTTTCGTGCGCTGCGAGCTTCCCGAAAGCTTCGCCTCGTCTCTTTCGGAAGGGCTTAACTGCGTCGTAACAGGCGACGCCTTCGAAGGCGAATATACGGCGACGCTTAAGGAAATCTCGCCGGTGGCGAAAAGTGTTTCCGGCGGGCGCTCCACTGTGGAATGCGTAGCGGAAATCGACTTCCCCGACGAGGCTTTGAAGGCGGGCTACACCGCCGATATGAAAATCGTCGTCTCACGCAAGGCCGGAGCCCTGACGGTACCGTGGTCCGCGCTTAACGAAGACGAAGACGGCAGGTTCGTCTGGATGCTGCTCGGCAGCCGCGCCTACCGCCGCGGGGTCGTCACCGGCGCGGAACTCGACGACTGCGTAGAGGTCAGCGGAATTGAATCCGGATGTCTCGTCGTCTCCGAAGCCGACGGAACGCTCCGCGCCGGCGGTCAGGTCAGGATAAGAAGCATCAACTGA
- a CDS encoding metallophosphoesterase codes for MKKTLSTLLALCMLIGLLSGVVLFSSAAKTDDSYTYVQLTGVQDWTASDVASLTTFGADFALSDKGLVGNAAQSVELTVTNNLTRFCLASKTSSGFLAKNPFRFADASQGYKLSDFDGIAIAFSDADGNEIPLTQFQVRLMRDATDWGSYWLYEGNYYDMNVVYANGYYHLKFDDYKNLSNGAIDSISVLSALFYKDGIKAGDKAYISDICAYTKGDPAEPPEEKEYEYLQLDGVQKWTQAHLAQTSANNGHVNNVTATYSLSDQQLAGAAAQSIKAVKSQSGGFNCLVNKAYDSNDICCPSPWKPSDGVSKLSDYDGVMIAVKDANGNMPVTSQVRLRILTSPALNGWGVFYMSTNSYEYTEDGYYMFPFTGFSGYTAMMKELDSAQGISFLLDDGPYTEYYFSDFLAYREKRDVDYSALESALAALEGTDAALDNPDVIAAAQAVLDNLDATQEMINEQVVILKRLMRETLPAVQFDENNIVFTFGAVSDIHIDGTLGSSTTNKYLNAAQLLKKYSGGNIDAITVDGDFSQSSYNDNIPQAYKSINDEVFGEDIKSFFITGNHDAQGSEWNHINSFYTQLGSYCTEDEPGTNLARGNRHMVINGYHFIGVNMMDYWNSQEARFDPQDLVWLDTELAAARAAAPGKHIFVYTHAPVYGTTYGSDLYTGSWWGSRSIYDHLKDYPEVVTFGGHVHFPLEDERTIYQRDFTSLNCGSVQYMAIENGYLESGSKTTIDPDSWAVSDGLMLQIDADGNVKITRIDFGRDAIIKQPFYIPAPDLENKTNLMYYDDYRFEEANEAPVFPEDATVTATINGGNVEANFTAANDDDMVHRYVFEITGIPSGRKTSAKSFSEFYNYPQVRDMPKSYRRLIPYTAASGDRGFELAVYAVDSGGKTSEPIVFNSIVGAPDIKTPSGMNLINAFFITGEPQVTGLNGLSVTTRGDTIKHKTKYGFSGAGDSRMTIFAPSSAATLTARKFAIEAAFEVGSVGTEQYIFSCSKDDKGFSLYLTADGRIAFDMYTTAKYSVVSEATVNPGEYHSVMLNFQSGVLTLYLDGSKSGEAEVSGNAKYNTNVGYTVAAHIVTGSTYGDFFDGVVYQVGLGSANITADNAADRAVEFENGWNYKYVQSIYNEYEAVKEALALNANANESAKKILNNYLVELEAALNAVSVNEAYINTVLRSEAVAEALADFGVAIELPELNAPAVSGVADGETYTGPVTITWDEGTNAELDHEPFENGSVVNTPGEHRLFVQNKYESTAVYFTLDIEYEEPVVSIEDGAEFGIPSDPVSATWTPEEAAATLNGEPYAAGTEITEVGEYTLVVTNGDKSVTVNFTIVDNFMVPVVSVEDGAEFDLYNAAEPLAITWTPEEATATLNGEEYAAGTEITEVGEYTLVVVNGTKEVTVNFTVVDTAPAFKKGDMDGDGEITVADALKALRIAAKLVEPAAQDLDIGDVDGDGEITVADALKILRVAAKLATEESLNA; via the coding sequence ATGAAGAAGACGTTATCAACTTTGCTGGCCCTCTGCATGCTTATCGGCCTGCTCAGCGGCGTCGTGCTTTTCTCAAGCGCGGCAAAGACCGACGACTCCTACACCTACGTTCAGCTTACGGGCGTCCAGGACTGGACCGCCTCGGACGTGGCGAGTCTGACGACCTTCGGCGCCGACTTTGCGCTTTCCGATAAGGGCCTTGTCGGAAACGCGGCGCAGTCGGTCGAGCTGACGGTCACGAATAACCTGACCCGTTTCTGCCTTGCCAGCAAGACGAGCAGCGGCTTCCTTGCGAAGAATCCGTTTAGGTTTGCGGACGCTTCGCAGGGGTATAAGCTCTCCGACTTCGACGGCATCGCAATCGCCTTCTCGGATGCGGACGGCAACGAGATCCCGCTGACCCAGTTCCAGGTTCGCCTTATGCGCGATGCGACCGACTGGGGCAGTTACTGGCTGTACGAAGGCAACTACTACGATATGAACGTCGTTTACGCGAACGGCTACTATCACCTGAAATTCGACGATTATAAGAACCTCTCGAACGGCGCGATAGACAGCATTTCCGTCCTTTCGGCGCTCTTCTACAAGGACGGCATTAAGGCGGGCGACAAGGCGTACATCTCCGACATATGCGCCTACACGAAGGGCGATCCCGCAGAGCCGCCGGAGGAGAAGGAATACGAATACCTCCAGCTCGACGGCGTGCAGAAGTGGACGCAGGCGCACCTTGCGCAGACCTCCGCCAACAACGGTCACGTCAACAACGTCACCGCGACCTACTCGCTTTCCGATCAGCAGCTCGCCGGAGCGGCGGCTCAGTCGATAAAGGCGGTCAAGTCGCAGTCCGGCGGCTTCAACTGCCTTGTGAACAAGGCGTACGACTCGAACGACATCTGCTGCCCGTCGCCCTGGAAACCCTCCGACGGCGTCAGCAAGCTCTCGGACTACGACGGCGTTATGATTGCGGTCAAGGACGCGAACGGCAATATGCCCGTTACCAGTCAGGTCAGACTCCGCATTCTTACGAGTCCGGCTCTCAACGGCTGGGGCGTCTTCTATATGAGCACGAACAGCTACGAATACACCGAAGACGGCTACTATATGTTCCCGTTCACCGGCTTCAGCGGCTACACGGCCATGATGAAGGAGCTCGACAGCGCGCAGGGCATTTCATTCCTGCTTGACGACGGTCCTTACACGGAGTATTACTTCTCCGACTTCCTCGCCTACCGCGAGAAGCGCGACGTAGACTACTCCGCGCTCGAATCCGCGCTCGCGGCCCTCGAGGGAACGGACGCGGCGCTGGACAACCCCGACGTTATCGCTGCGGCGCAGGCCGTCCTCGATAACCTGGACGCCACGCAGGAAATGATCAACGAGCAGGTGGTAATTTTGAAGAGACTTATGCGCGAAACCCTGCCGGCGGTGCAGTTTGACGAAAACAACATCGTATTCACCTTCGGCGCGGTCAGCGATATCCATATCGACGGCACGCTCGGTTCGAGCACTACCAATAAATACCTTAACGCCGCGCAGCTGCTGAAGAAGTACTCCGGCGGCAACATCGACGCGATAACCGTCGACGGCGACTTCTCGCAGAGCAGCTACAACGACAATATCCCGCAGGCGTACAAGAGCATAAACGACGAAGTCTTCGGCGAAGACATCAAGTCTTTCTTCATCACCGGCAACCACGACGCGCAGGGAAGCGAGTGGAATCACATCAATTCCTTCTATACCCAGCTGGGCAGCTACTGCACCGAGGACGAGCCCGGCACCAACCTTGCCAGAGGCAACCGCCACATGGTCATCAACGGCTACCACTTCATCGGCGTCAACATGATGGACTACTGGAACAGCCAGGAAGCCCGCTTCGATCCGCAGGATCTCGTATGGCTCGACACCGAGCTTGCCGCCGCCCGCGCCGCGGCGCCCGGCAAGCACATCTTCGTTTACACCCACGCGCCGGTCTACGGAACGACCTACGGCTCGGATCTTTACACCGGCTCCTGGTGGGGCAGCAGGAGCATATACGACCACCTCAAGGATTACCCCGAGGTCGTGACCTTCGGCGGACACGTCCACTTCCCGCTGGAGGACGAACGCACCATCTATCAGCGCGACTTCACCTCGCTGAACTGCGGCAGCGTTCAGTATATGGCGATCGAGAACGGCTACCTCGAGAGCGGAAGCAAAACCACGATCGACCCCGACTCCTGGGCTGTTTCCGACGGACTTATGCTTCAGATCGACGCTGACGGCAACGTCAAGATCACCCGAATCGACTTCGGCAGAGACGCGATCATCAAGCAGCCGTTCTACATTCCGGCTCCCGATCTTGAAAACAAGACCAACCTGATGTATTACGACGACTACCGCTTCGAAGAAGCCAACGAAGCGCCCGTGTTCCCCGAGGATGCGACCGTTACCGCGACGATAAACGGCGGCAACGTCGAGGCGAACTTCACCGCCGCGAACGACGACGATATGGTCCACCGCTACGTCTTCGAGATCACCGGCATTCCCAGCGGCAGAAAGACGAGCGCCAAGAGCTTCTCCGAATTCTACAATTATCCGCAGGTCAGGGATATGCCGAAATCCTACAGAAGACTGATTCCCTACACCGCGGCGTCCGGCGACAGGGGCTTCGAGCTCGCGGTCTACGCCGTTGACTCGGGAGGCAAGACGTCCGAGCCGATCGTCTTCAACTCCATCGTCGGCGCGCCGGATATCAAAACGCCGTCCGGAATGAACCTGATAAACGCCTTCTTCATCACCGGCGAACCGCAGGTCACCGGACTCAACGGCCTCTCGGTCACAACGAGAGGCGACACGATAAAGCACAAGACGAAATACGGCTTCTCCGGAGCGGGCGACAGCCGCATGACGATCTTCGCCCCGTCGTCCGCCGCGACGCTGACGGCTCGCAAGTTCGCGATCGAAGCGGCGTTCGAGGTCGGTTCTGTCGGCACGGAGCAGTACATCTTCAGCTGCAGCAAGGATGACAAGGGCTTCTCGCTCTATCTGACCGCGGACGGCCGTATCGCCTTCGATATGTACACGACCGCGAAGTACTCCGTCGTCTCCGAAGCGACCGTGAACCCCGGCGAATACCACAGCGTTATGCTTAACTTCCAGTCCGGCGTCCTCACGCTTTACCTTGATGGCAGCAAGTCCGGCGAGGCCGAGGTCTCCGGCAACGCGAAGTACAACACCAACGTCGGCTACACCGTCGCCGCGCATATCGTGACCGGCTCGACCTACGGCGACTTCTTCGACGGCGTCGTCTATCAGGTCGGACTCGGCAGCGCTAATATCACCGCCGATAACGCCGCCGACCGCGCCGTGGAATTCGAGAACGGCTGGAACTATAAATACGTTCAGTCGATCTACAACGAATACGAAGCCGTGAAGGAGGCGCTCGCGCTCAACGCGAACGCGAACGAATCCGCCAAAAAAATCCTCAACAACTATCTTGTCGAGCTCGAAGCCGCGCTCAACGCGGTCAGCGTCAACGAGGCGTATATCAACACCGTGCTCCGCAGCGAAGCGGTCGCCGAAGCGCTCGCCGACTTCGGCGTCGCCATCGAGCTGCCCGAGCTCAACGCGCCCGCTGTCAGCGGAGTCGCCGACGGCGAGACCTACACCGGGCCCGTCACTATCACGTGGGACGAAGGAACCAACGCCGAGCTCGACCACGAGCCGTTCGAGAACGGCTCCGTCGTCAACACCCCCGGCGAGCATCGTCTGTTCGTACAGAACAAGTACGAATCCACCGCGGTCTACTTCACCCTCGATATCGAGTATGAAGAGCCGGTCGTCAGCATCGAAGACGGCGCGGAGTTCGGCATCCCCAGCGATCCGGTCAGCGCGACCTGGACTCCCGAAGAAGCGGCCGCCACGCTGAACGGCGAGCCTTACGCCGCCGGTACCGAGATAACCGAAGTCGGCGAATACACGCTGGTCGTCACCAACGGCGACAAGAGCGTGACCGTAAACTTCACGATTGTCGATAACTTCATGGTGCCGGTCGTCAGCGTTGAAGACGGCGCGGAGTTCGACCTTTACAACGCGGCTGAGCCTCTCGCGATAACCTGGACTCCCGAAGAGGCGACCGCCACGCTGAATGGCGAAGAATACGCCGCCGGCACAGAGATCACGGAAGTCGGCGAATACACGCTTGTAGTCGTCAACGGCACGAAGGAAGTCACCGTGAACTTCACGGTCGTCGACACCGCGCCCGCGTTCAAGAAGGGCGACATGGACGGCGACGGAGAGATCACCGTCGCGGATGCGCTCAAGGCGCTCCGCATCGCGGCGAAGCTCGTCGAGCCCGCCGCGCAGGACCTCGACATCGGCGACGTCGACGGCGACGGAGAGATCACCGTCGCGGACGCGCTCAAGATCCTCCGCGTCGCGGCGAAGCTCGCGACAGAGGAGAGCCTCAACGCGTAA
- the spoIIID gene encoding sporulation transcriptional regulator SpoIIID, which yields MNASYERRAAEIGEYILESNATVRTAAKRFGVSKSTVHKDVAERLLAVDPSLYRQVRAVLDKNKSERHIRGGEATRRKYLSNRPPSSAKAD from the coding sequence ATGAACGCATCATATGAACGCCGCGCGGCGGAGATCGGCGAGTACATACTTGAAAGCAACGCCACCGTGCGCACGGCGGCGAAGCGCTTTGGCGTCAGCAAGAGCACGGTTCACAAAGATGTCGCCGAGCGCCTGCTCGCGGTCGATCCGTCGCTTTACCGGCAGGTGAGGGCGGTGCTGGATAAAAACAAATCCGAGCGCCATATCCGCGGCGGCGAAGCGACGCGCCGCAAATATCTTTCAAACCGTCCGCCTTCGTCGGCAAAAGCCGATTGA
- a CDS encoding SGNH/GDSL hydrolase family protein, translating into MLLKDNMKVLFQGDSVTDCDRSREDDSYLGYGYPAFIAEKLNGKGITFINRAVSGERVSDVYNRREKDIFEVKPDLFSILIGVNDTWRRYDENNPRSAEEFEAIYRGLLSEIKERLPGVPIVMMAPFVLEVPDKIHWLEEDLIPKQNAVRRLAKEFADVYIPLDEIFKAEFDKYEDIYYLSPDGVHPNETGHKLIANCWVNAVTE; encoded by the coding sequence ATGCTGCTCAAAGATAATATGAAGGTCCTGTTTCAGGGCGACAGCGTCACAGATTGCGACAGAAGCCGCGAAGACGATTCCTACCTCGGATACGGCTATCCGGCGTTCATAGCGGAAAAACTGAACGGTAAGGGTATAACGTTCATCAACCGCGCCGTCAGCGGCGAGCGCGTCAGCGACGTTTATAACCGCAGAGAAAAGGATATTTTCGAGGTCAAGCCCGATCTTTTCAGCATTCTCATCGGCGTCAACGATACGTGGAGGCGCTATGACGAGAACAACCCGCGCAGCGCGGAGGAGTTCGAGGCGATATACCGCGGCCTGCTCAGCGAGATCAAAGAGCGGCTGCCCGGCGTTCCGATCGTTATGATGGCGCCGTTCGTGCTGGAGGTGCCGGATAAGATCCACTGGCTCGAAGAGGATCTGATCCCCAAGCAGAACGCCGTCCGCCGCCTCGCGAAGGAGTTCGCCGACGTCTATATCCCGCTCGATGAGATATTCAAGGCGGAATTCGACAAGTATGAGGATATTTATTACCTCTCCCCCGACGGCGTGCATCCGAACGAGACCGGCCATAAGTTGATCGCGAACTGCTGGGTCAACGCGGTAACGGAATAG